A genome region from Microtus ochrogaster isolate Prairie Vole_2 chromosome 1, MicOch1.0, whole genome shotgun sequence includes the following:
- the Dld gene encoding dihydrolipoyl dehydrogenase, mitochondrial isoform X1: MQSWSRVYCSLAKRGHFNRISHGLQGVSSVSLRTYADQPIDADVTVIGSGPGGYVAAIKAAQLGFKTVCIEKNETLGGTCLNVGCIPSKALLNNSHYYHMAHGKDFASRGIEMSEVRLNLEKMMEQKSSAVKALTGGIAHLFKQNKVVHVNGFGKITGKNQVTATKADGSTQVIGTKNILIATGSEVTPFPGITIDEDTIVSSTGALSLKKVPEKLVVIGAGVIGVELGSVWQRLGADVTAVEFLGHVGGIGIDMEISKNFQRILQKQGFKFKLNTKVTGATKKSDGKIDVSVEAASGGKAEVITCDVLLVCIGRRPFTQNLGLEELGIELDPRGRIPVNTRFQTKIPNIYAIGDVVAGPMLAHKAEDEGIICVEGMAGGAVHIDYNCVPSVIYTHPEVAWVGKSEEQLKEEGIEYKVGKFPFAANSRAKTNADTDGMVKILGQKSTDRVLGAHILGPGAGEMVNEAALALEYGASCEDIARVCHAHPTLSEAFREANLAASFGKPINF, encoded by the exons ATGCAGAGCTGGAGTCGTGTGTACTGCTCCTTGGCCAAG agaGGCCATTTCAATCGGATATCTCATGGTTTACAAGGAGTTTCTTCGGTGTCTTTAAGAACTTATGCAGATCAACCAA TTGATGCTGATGTGACAGTGATTGGCTCTGGCCCTGGAGGATATGTTGCTGCCATCAAAGCTGCCCAGTTAGGCTTTAAG ACAGTCTGCATTGAGAAGAATGAAACACTAGGTGGAACGTGTTTGAATGTGGGCTGTATTCCTTCAAAG GCTTTACTGAATAATTCTCATTATTACCATATGGCCCATGGAAAAGATTTTGCATCTAGGGGAATTGAAA tgtCAGAAGTTCGCTTGAATTTAGAGAAGATGATGGAGCAGAAGAGTTCTGCTGTGAAAGCCTTAACAGGGGGAATTGCCCACCTATTCaaacaaaataag gtTGTTCACGTCAATGGATTTGGAAAGATAACTGGCAAAAATCAGGTCACAGCTACAAAAGCCGATGGCAGCACTCAGGTTATTGGTACAAAAAACATCCTTATAGCTACAGGTTCAGAGGTCACTCCTTTTCCTGGAATCACG ATTGATGAAGATACTATAGTGTCATCTACAGGAGCTTTATCCTTAAAAAAAGTTCCAGAGAAGTTGGTTGTTATTGGTGCAGGAGTAATTGGTGTAGAATTG ggTTCAGTTTGGCAAAGACTTGGTGCAGATGTGACAGCAGTTGAATTTTTGGGTCACGTGGGTGGAATTGGAATTGATATGGAGATATCTAAAAATTTCCAACGGATTCTTCAAAAGCAAGGATTTAAGTTTAAACTGAATACAAAAGTTACTGGTGCCACCAAGAAGTCAGATGGAAAAATTGACGTGTC TGTTGAAGCTGCTTCTGGTGGTAAAGCTGAAGTTATCACTTGTGATGTACTCCTGGTTTGTATTGGTCGACGGCCCTTTACTCAGAATTTGGGACTAGAGGAGCTTGGAATTGAACTAGATCCCAGAGGTAGAATTCCAGTCAATACCAGATTCCAAACTAAAATTCCAAA TATCTATGCTATTGGGGATGTGGTTGCTGGTCCAATGTTGGCTCACAAAGCAGAAGATGAAGGCATCATCTGTGTTGAAGGAATGGCTGGCGGTGCTGTGCACATTGACTATAATTGTGTGCCGTCGGTGATTTACACACACCCCGAGGTTGCTTGGGTTGGCAAATCAGAAGAGCAGTTGAAAGAAGAG GGTATTGAGTACAAAGTTGGTAAGTTCCCATTTGCAGCAAACAGTAGAGCTAAGACAAATGCTGACACGGATGGCATGGTGAAGATTCTGGGACAGAAATCAACAGATCGAGTACTGGGAGCACATATTCTGGGGCCA ggtgctggagaaatggtgaATGAAGCGGCCCTGGCTTTGGAATACGGAGCTTCTTGTGAAGATATAGCTAGAGTCTGCCACGCACATCCG ACTTTATCCGAGGCTTTTAGAGAAGCAAATCTGGCTGCATCTTTTGGCAAACCAATCAACTTTTAA
- the Dld gene encoding dihydrolipoyl dehydrogenase, mitochondrial isoform X2, translated as MQSWSRVYCSLAKRGHFNRISHGLQGVSSVSLRTYADQPIDADVTVIGSGPGGYVAAIKAAQLGFKTVCIEKNETLGGTCLNVGCIPSKALLNNSHYYHMAHGKDFASRGIEMSEVRLNLEKMMEQKSSAVKALTGGIAHLFKQNKVVHVNGFGKITGKNQVTATKADGSTQVIGTKNILIATGSEVTPFPGITIDEDTIVSSTGALSLKKVPEKLVVIGAGVIGVELGSVWQRLGADVTAVEFLGHVGGIGIDMEISKNFQRILQKQGFKFKLNTKVTGATKKSDGKIDVSIYAIGDVVAGPMLAHKAEDEGIICVEGMAGGAVHIDYNCVPSVIYTHPEVAWVGKSEEQLKEEGIEYKVGKFPFAANSRAKTNADTDGMVKILGQKSTDRVLGAHILGPGAGEMVNEAALALEYGASCEDIARVCHAHPTLSEAFREANLAASFGKPINF; from the exons ATGCAGAGCTGGAGTCGTGTGTACTGCTCCTTGGCCAAG agaGGCCATTTCAATCGGATATCTCATGGTTTACAAGGAGTTTCTTCGGTGTCTTTAAGAACTTATGCAGATCAACCAA TTGATGCTGATGTGACAGTGATTGGCTCTGGCCCTGGAGGATATGTTGCTGCCATCAAAGCTGCCCAGTTAGGCTTTAAG ACAGTCTGCATTGAGAAGAATGAAACACTAGGTGGAACGTGTTTGAATGTGGGCTGTATTCCTTCAAAG GCTTTACTGAATAATTCTCATTATTACCATATGGCCCATGGAAAAGATTTTGCATCTAGGGGAATTGAAA tgtCAGAAGTTCGCTTGAATTTAGAGAAGATGATGGAGCAGAAGAGTTCTGCTGTGAAAGCCTTAACAGGGGGAATTGCCCACCTATTCaaacaaaataag gtTGTTCACGTCAATGGATTTGGAAAGATAACTGGCAAAAATCAGGTCACAGCTACAAAAGCCGATGGCAGCACTCAGGTTATTGGTACAAAAAACATCCTTATAGCTACAGGTTCAGAGGTCACTCCTTTTCCTGGAATCACG ATTGATGAAGATACTATAGTGTCATCTACAGGAGCTTTATCCTTAAAAAAAGTTCCAGAGAAGTTGGTTGTTATTGGTGCAGGAGTAATTGGTGTAGAATTG ggTTCAGTTTGGCAAAGACTTGGTGCAGATGTGACAGCAGTTGAATTTTTGGGTCACGTGGGTGGAATTGGAATTGATATGGAGATATCTAAAAATTTCCAACGGATTCTTCAAAAGCAAGGATTTAAGTTTAAACTGAATACAAAAGTTACTGGTGCCACCAAGAAGTCAGATGGAAAAATTGACGTGTC TATCTATGCTATTGGGGATGTGGTTGCTGGTCCAATGTTGGCTCACAAAGCAGAAGATGAAGGCATCATCTGTGTTGAAGGAATGGCTGGCGGTGCTGTGCACATTGACTATAATTGTGTGCCGTCGGTGATTTACACACACCCCGAGGTTGCTTGGGTTGGCAAATCAGAAGAGCAGTTGAAAGAAGAG GGTATTGAGTACAAAGTTGGTAAGTTCCCATTTGCAGCAAACAGTAGAGCTAAGACAAATGCTGACACGGATGGCATGGTGAAGATTCTGGGACAGAAATCAACAGATCGAGTACTGGGAGCACATATTCTGGGGCCA ggtgctggagaaatggtgaATGAAGCGGCCCTGGCTTTGGAATACGGAGCTTCTTGTGAAGATATAGCTAGAGTCTGCCACGCACATCCG ACTTTATCCGAGGCTTTTAGAGAAGCAAATCTGGCTGCATCTTTTGGCAAACCAATCAACTTTTAA